Within the Flavobacterium sp. 9R genome, the region GAATCCTGTTTTGGTTAGTACTTTGGATAATGGTGTTCCTGTTTTTCCTGGTAGAACGGGCTTTAACTATGTAATTGTTTCGGCATTCGTTGATGGGAAAACGTATTTGTTAGATGCCTCAAATAAATTTACAATACCTAATATTTACCCACTTTCATTAATCAATTGGTCGGGTAGAAAAGTCTTATCTGACGGTACTTCAAGCGAGGTGAGTATGACAGATGTAGCTACTTCAAAGAATATGTATGGAATAAATATGAAGTTAGATGCTAAAGGTGTTCTAGAAGGGGCTTTGAGAAACCAAAAGACCGATTTTGAGGCACTGAGTTTTAGAGAAAAAAATGCAAATCTAAATCATGAAGGGCATATAGAAAGACTAGAAAATCAATTTAATGGATTACAGATAATTGACTATACTATAGAAAATGCAAAAACAGAGTTGTCTAAGCCTCTTGTAGAGTCGTATTCTTTTAAAATAGAAAACGCTTTTGATAGGATTGGAGGAAAATTTTTTATTTCCCCATTGCTGTTTTTTACGACACAGAAGAATCCATTTATAGCAGAAGAAAGAAAAATGCCGATATATTTTGGGTTTCCTAAACAAGATAAGTATGTGATTAATTTAGAAATTCCAGAAGGGTACGTTGTAGAATCTTTACCATCACCTCTAAGAATTATGGCGCAAGACGGTATTGGGTCGTTTACTTGTAATGCACAAGTTGTCAATCAAAATATTCAAATTATTATAACCAATGAAATAAGTAAAGTCTTAGTAGATGCTTCATTATATCCTATGCTAAAGGATTATTATCAAAAAATCATCGAAAAGCAGAACGAAAAAATAGTCTTGAGAAAAGCTTAATGATAAGAAAAATAGTCACATTGTTATTTGTCTTGAGTTTTACAATTATTGGTAAAGCTCAAGACTTTCAATTAGGAAAAGTTACGGTTGAAGAGCTTCAAGAAAAAAGGCATCCTAAAGATACTTCTGCGGTTGCCGCAGTTTTGTTTAAAAAAGGGAGAATGGAGTTAATGCTTTCTCAAAAACACGGTTTTATGTTAAACACCATAGTTAAAATGAAACTGAAAGTTTATAAGAAAGAGGGATATCAATGGGGTGTTGAAAAAATTAAACTATATGCTACTGAAAAAGTCAAGGAGGAAATATCTTTTATAAAAGCTTCAACTTATAACCTAGTTAATGGAGTAGTTGTAGAGTCCAAAATGGATGATAAAGCCACTTTTGATAATAGAATTAATAAGTTTTGGAATCAAAAGAACATAGTTTTTCCCAATGTAAAAGAGGGTTCAGTAATCGAATACGAATACTCTATAAAAACTCCTTTTTACAAACGTCCACGTGATTGGAATTTTCAAACGGAAATACCAGTTAATTATTCAGAATACAAAACAATAATTCCAGAATTTTATATATACAATACGATAACCAAAGGTTTTTTTTCACCGAAGATTGATTTCAAATTGAAAGAGAAGAAGGCTACTTTAGAGATATCTAGTCTTCTTAGAATTGAGGAGTATAAAGAAAAACACACAACTTATATACTTGAAAATTTACCTGCTTTAAGGAATGAAATTTATGTAAATAATGTAAATGATTATTGTTCTAGTCTCATCCAGCAAATGGCCTCTGGTGATTTTAAGATTAGGGATGAAAAAGAAGAGGCTGAACAATGGAATAAAGTACTTCAGTCAATTTATGATTTGGAGTTTGCTAAAGAGTTAAGCCAAAACACTTTTTTTGAACAAGATATTAAACCTTTAATTGTTTCCCTATCCACCCCAGAGGAAAAAATAATAGCTATTTTATCATATGTAAAAAATAATATAAAGTGGAATGGTGACCTAGGTTATGAAGCAGAAAATGGCATTAAAAAAGCTTTTAAAATTAAATCTGGTAATATAGGAGATATTAATATACTGCTTACGAGTATGCTAATATATGCAGGCTTAGATGCAAACCTAGTTCTTAGTAGTACTCGTGAAAACGGAATTGCAGCTTTTCCTGTAACTTCAGCTTTTGATTATGTTATTTCTTCAGTAAAAACTCCTGACAAAATTTTTTTATTAGATGCTTCTGAATATAATAGTATGCCCAATATTTTGCCTCTTCGGGTAATAAATTGGTATGGGTATTTAATTGTAAACAAAGGGAACTCGCAAAAGATTAATTTAGTAAAAAGTGAAAGTTCTTATAAATTTACTTCAATGAATTTCGAGATAGCTCCTGATGGAGTGGTAAAAGGTAAATTAAAGCAACAGCAAAATAACCACAACGCAATGTTATATCGGGACTACGTGGCTAATGAAAACTTAGAATCGTATATAGAAAAATTAGAAATTGAAAGTGGAAAGATAGAAATTAAGGATTATCATAGAGAAAATGTAAATGAATTACAAAAGCCAATAGTAGAATATTTTTCCTTTTCTGGAAATAGTTTATGTGAAGTAATTCATAATAAAATCTACTTTAGTCCTATGTTGTTTTTTGCTTTAAAAGAAAATCCTTTTAAACAAGAAACGAGAGAGTATCCGATAGAGTATGATTTTCCATTTGAAAATAAGTATCAGATTAATGTTAGAATTCCAGAAGGATATAGTATTGAGAGTGTACCAAATCCCATTGAGATTTCAATCATTGAGGATATTGCAAAATTTAAGTTCTTAACAAAAGTTATTGATAATGAAATTCAGATTTCAGTTGTTCATCAAATAAGAGAATCAGTTATTAAGGCTCAAAATTATGATTTGCTAAAAGAATACTATCAAAGAATCATCGAAAAGCAGAACGAAAAAATAGTCTTGAAAAAGGCTTAGTCGTCTTTGTTTCGACTATCAATCCTTCCAAACTTTATAGACTTTAGTTACCTTTGAGGCAAAATAAGCTATTATGAACTTGAAAAATGCGCAACTAGACGTAGATAACTGGATTAAAGAACATGGTGTTCGTTATTTTAACGAATTGACGAATTTGGCTCAGCTAACTGAAGAAGTAGGCGAGGTAGCCCGAATCATTGCTCGCCGTTATGGAGAACAGTCCGAGAAAGAAAGCGATAAAAACAAAGACTTAGGCGAAGAATTGGCCGATGTTGTTTTTGTTGTATTGTGTTTGGCCAATCAAACAGGAATTGATTTGCAAGCCGCTTTTGATAAAAAAATGGATTTGAAATCTGTTCGAGATAAAAATCGTCACAAAAACAACGAAAAACTAAAATAATTAGTCAAGGCTAAATTGTGAATTGTGAGTTGTGAATTGTAAATTGCAGCCCAAAAAAATAGTGGAGTTGCCTATCAATTCACAACTCACAACTCATATTTAAAGCTATGAATTTACAAATACATTCTGCAATTTCAACTCTCAATGCTACTATTTCAATCACAGGTTCCAAAAGCGAAACCAATAGATTGTTATTGTTGCAGGCATTATATCCCAATCTTGTTTTGACGAATACTTCGAATTCTGATGATTCAGAAGTGATGACCAAAGCCTTGCAGAATACTCAGTTTTCGGGTGCTGATTCCCAACTTATAGATATTCATCACGCAGGAACTGCAATGCGTTTCTTAACGGCTTTTTTTGCAGTAAGCGAAGGAAAAGAAGTGATTTTGACAGGCTCTCAGCGTATGACGGAGCGCCCTATAAAAGTATTGGTTGAAGCATTGCAGCAATTAGGTGCTCAGATAGCTTACGAGAAAGAAGTAGGATTCCCACCTATCCGAATCAAAGGGCAAAAAATAACCCAATCCAAAGTTAGTATTCCTGCCAATGTGAGTAGCCAATACATTTCGGCACTTTTACTAGTAGCTCCAAAACTAGAAAACGGAATCGAATTGACATTGGTTGGCGAAATTACTTCTGTTCCTTATATCAAAATGACCTTGGCTTTGCTGAATGAAATTGGTGTCGAAACTAAATTCGAAGAAAATGTCATCACAGTTAAACCATTAACAACAAACTCAAAACAACAAACGCTAACAGTCGAATCCGATTGGAGTTCTGCGTCTTACTTTTTCAGTTTGGCAGCTTTGTCGAACGAAGCTACTATCGTATTGAATAGCTATAAAGAATCAAGTTTGCAAGGCGATTCGGCTTTAGTTGAAATCTACGCCAAAATGGGAGTCGAAGCTCGTTTTGAAGCAAACCAACTGACCTTAGTGAAACAACCTAATTTCGATTATCAATCGGTTACTTTTGATTTGAATAATACACCAGATATTGCGCAAACCATTGTAGTTACTTGTTTGGGACTTGGTATAGGTTGTCATTTAACTGGACTACATACCCTAAAAATCAAAGAAACCGACCGTTTGGAAGCGCTACGAATTGAACTAACAAAATTAGGCGCAGCCATTACTGTTACTAATGATAGTTTGACTTTAGAACCTTCTAAATCCATTTTGCCTAATATCGCCATAGATACCTATAACGACCATCGTATGGCTATGGCTTTCGCTCCTTTAGCCTTGCGCGTTCCTATTATCATAAACAATGCTGAGGTGGTTTCTAAATCGTATCCAGATTTCTGGACAGATTTAACAACTCTTGGATTTCAATCTGCTGAGGTCTAATTTAATACTCTAATCTACAACGCTTTTCTTTTTATTTAATTTACAAAGTAAAGCGTTGTAAAGAGGCGTGTTTGTTACGAAAATTAAAATAAACACCAAAACACTTGACAACGCCTATCTCGTAATCGTATATTTGCAGCCAGATTTTTATTAAGTCAGCAAGTCTTAATACTTACTTCTAATATCTTAATACTCAAATATGAAATTATCCCACTTTAACTTCAATTTACCCAAAGAACTTTTAGCCGAATTTCCTGCAGAAAATAGAGACGAATCTCGTTTAATGGTAATCGATAGAAAAAAACAAACCATCGAGCACAGAATGTTCAAAGACGTAATTGATTATTTTGATGATGGCGATGTTTTAATCTTAAACAATACCAAAGTTTTCCCTGCTCGTTTGTACGGAAATAAAGAAAAAACGGGAGCTAGAATCGAAGTTTTCTTGTTGAGAGAATTGAATGCTGAACAAAGATTATGGGATGTATTGGTAGACCCAGCTCGTAAAATCCGTATCGGAAACAAATTGTATTTTGGTGACGACGACTCTTTAGTAGCTGAGGTGATTGACAATACAACTTCTCGTGGTAGAACCCTTCGTTTTTTATATGACGGTTCTTACGAAGAATTCAGAAATAAATTGACAGAATTGGGAGAAACACCAATCCCAAAATACATCAACAGAGAGGTAACTCCAGAAGATGCAGACCGTTACCAAACTATTTATGCTAAAGAAGAAGGAGCTGTAGCTGCACCAACAGCAGGTTTGCACTTCTCAAAACATCTTTTAAAACGTTTGGAAATCAAAGGCGCAAAATTTGCCGAAGTGACTTTACACGTAGGTTTAGGAACTTTCAATCCTGTTGAGGTAGAAGATTTATCCAAACACAAAATGGATTCTGAAGAGTTAAAAATTACTCAAGAAGCTTGTGATATTGTGAACGAAGCAAAAGCCAACAAGAAAAGAATTTGTGCTGTTGGAACTACTTCAATGCGTGCAATCGAAAGTTCAGTTTCTTCTCAAAACACTTTAAATCCTTACGATGGTTGGACCAATAAATTCATCTTTCCACCGCACGATTTCAGTATTGCTACCTGTATGATTACCAATTTTCATACGCCAAAATCAACGTTGTTAATGATGATTTCTGCTTTTTGTGGTCACGATTTAATGCGCAAAGCTTACGATGAAGCCATCAAAGAAGGATACAAATTCTACTCTTATGGAGACGCTATGTTGATTCTTTAAATCACATAAAAACATATTCAATTAATCTCGTCAGCAATGGCGAGATTTTTTTTTGGGCGTATTACGGGCTGTACATTTCAATAAAGAGCGCTGGCACTAACTATTGCTCCTACTGCGGGAGCTTCCGTTGGTCGCTTCCTCGTTAGGGCAATACTACAGTGCCAGCGCTCTTTATTTCCATTACCATCCCTAACGCAACTCCTTTTCAAAAGACATTTTTGCAATTTGTAGCTAACCTTTTTTTACTACATTTACCCTTCAAAACAACTTTTATGAATTTCAAAAATACGCTCGAATTTGCACAGCAATTAGATGCACAAGATTCGTTGAGAAGCTATCAAAACGAATTTATTTTTCCGCAAGTCAATAACCAAAAAGTAATTTATTTTACTGGAAACTCTCTTGGTTTGCAACCCAAAAGAACCAAAACCTATGTTGATGAAGTAATGAACGATTGGGCCAATCTTGCTGTTGAAGGTCATTTCTATGCCGACAAACCTTGGTGGGATTACCACGAACGCTTTGCAGCACCATTAAGTAAAATTGTAGGAGCCTTACCTAGCGAAGTAACGGTGATGAATACCCTAACGGTCAATCTTCACTTGTTGATGGTTTCTTTTTATAAGCCTACGGCTAAAAGGTATAAAATCATTTGTGAAGAAAAAGCCTTTCCTTCAGACCAATATATGTTTCAGAGTCAGGTGCAATTTCACGCTCAAAACAGCGGCATTAACGCAAACGATGCCATAGTTGAAATCAAACGTAGAGAAGGAGAGCATAACATTCGTATCGAAGATATTATTAGTAAAATAAACGAAGTAGGCGATGAGTTGGCGTTGGTTTTAATCGGAGGAGTGAATTATTATACCGGCCAAGTTTTTGATATTAAAACCATCACTGCTGCAGGTCATAAAGTAGGAGCAAAAGTAGGATGGGACCTAGCACACGCAGCAGGAAATATCAAACTAGAACTACACGATTGGAATGTTGATTTTGCCGCTTGGTGCAGTTACAAGTATATGAACTCAGGTCCGGGAAATGCTTCGGGTTGTTTTGTACATCAAAAACATCACAACGACAGTACCTTGGCTAGATTCGCAGGCTGGTGGGGACATAACAAAGAAAGACGTTTCAAAATGGAACCTCAATTTGACCCTGTTCACGGAGCAGACGGTTGGCAAATTAGTAATTTACCTATTTTATCCTTAGCGCCTTATTTGGCTTCGGTTCATTTATTTGACGAAGTTGGGATGGAGGCATTGATTAAAAAACGTGACCATATTACTTCTTATTTAGAATTTATTTTGCACGAAATAGATAAAGAAGTAGACAGTACTTTTGAGATTATCACTCCAAGTAATCCTGAGGAACGAGCTTCGCAATTGTCTGTTTTTTTACACGGTGAAGGACGCAGTTTGTTCGATTATTTGATGAAAAATGGTGTAATCACAGATTGGAGAGAACCCAACGTTATTCGTTTAGCACCTGTTCCTTTGTATACTTCTTATGAAGATATGTACCATTTTGGACAAATCCTCAAGCGTGGTATTTTAGAGAAAAAGTAATGACATACCTATAAAATCCAAAAGTCGGTTAGAATAATCTAGCCGACTTTTTTTATGTAATAAAATGAACAGGAACGACAAAATATAGGGAGAAGCTTATAACTAATTCAGGTGCTTCTATACTCATAAAATCTAGTACAGGTACATACTAAATGGTGCTTTGAGTAGCATTCATTTGTCTCAAACGCTGCTAATTCTACTATTCTTTATTTTACTTCTATAAAATTTAATTCTTGTTGAAAAGCGTGTAATTGCATTTCTAGTTCTTTAGTAATCGATTCAAAATAGCTTGTTTTTGGTAGCAGATTTTGATAATAACTAATTCCTTCTAACATATTTTTTTTGAATGATTGCAGTTTTTTTACTTGTGCCGCAGTTGATTCTGAAGCAACAGTTTTGCATTCATTTTTGAAATAATCCAAGTACATCTTTAGTTCTTTGATGAACACGTTTGGACGATTAGTCACTCGAAGCACTGTATCATTTCCATAAATGTGTTGAATCATTTTTTTCAAAGAAACCTCTTGGTCAAAATAAGCTAAATTCGGTCCAGGACATGCTACAATTCCTTGGTCTTGCCCTTTTATTGGAATATTGTTCTCCAAGTAAGAAGCATTGGCTAATCCAACACACAGACAAGATTTTTCGGTAATGCTGTTTTTGCAACTTTCATATTGTTCTAGACTGAGTGTTTGCTTTTTCTCTTCAAGAGTAGCCAGTTGTTCGTCTTGAAATTTTTTCGAAGCGGTACAAATACCATTGCCCTCTGCATCTTTATGCAAAGCCAAGAATTTCTTTGGACACGAACTACCTGCTTTATTGGCTTGTATGCGTTTTTCTCTTACAATTTCATTACTAGTTCCTCTCAAGGTGTTAAAAGGAACGCCTAAAGGTGAAATGTGGCTCAAGTAAAAATCATTTTCTTTGGCTTCCGCCAATAATTTTCGGGTATTGTTGTCTACAGAAGTAGCTTCGGGAACCAATAAAAATGGGGAACCCCATCCTACAGAGTCTACCTGATAATGTTCTAATAAAAAGTTATGTTCTGAAGCTGTTCCTACACCACCTTGAACCGTAATTTTTAATTCTAAAGGTGATTCTGGAACGGGAAGTTCTTTTTGTCCCAATGCTTTAACCATTAAATCGTGTGCTGATTGGATGAGTTGCTCTTTCTTTTGTTTGAATTCTTCCAAAATGGGTCCTAGTAAAAAACCATCGGTGGCAAAAGCATGACCTCCACAATTTAATCCAGATTCAATACGATATTCTGAAACCCAAAGGCCTTTTTTAGCTAGAAAATTACCTTGTATCATCGCGGAACGGAAATCGCTAACTTTTAGCGTTATCTTCTTCTTTAGGGTATTATTCAAATCAGGAAAGAAACAAGAAAAGTTCTCGAAATAGCTGTACAATCTTGGATTCATTCCGGCACTTAAAACAACAGAAGAAGCTA harbors:
- the kynU gene encoding kynureninase, with amino-acid sequence MNFKNTLEFAQQLDAQDSLRSYQNEFIFPQVNNQKVIYFTGNSLGLQPKRTKTYVDEVMNDWANLAVEGHFYADKPWWDYHERFAAPLSKIVGALPSEVTVMNTLTVNLHLLMVSFYKPTAKRYKIICEEKAFPSDQYMFQSQVQFHAQNSGINANDAIVEIKRREGEHNIRIEDIISKINEVGDELALVLIGGVNYYTGQVFDIKTITAAGHKVGAKVGWDLAHAAGNIKLELHDWNVDFAAWCSYKYMNSGPGNASGCFVHQKHHNDSTLARFAGWWGHNKERRFKMEPQFDPVHGADGWQISNLPILSLAPYLASVHLFDEVGMEALIKKRDHITSYLEFILHEIDKEVDSTFEIITPSNPEERASQLSVFLHGEGRSLFDYLMKNGVITDWREPNVIRLAPVPLYTSYEDMYHFGQILKRGILEKK
- the aroA gene encoding 3-phosphoshikimate 1-carboxyvinyltransferase, with translation MNLQIHSAISTLNATISITGSKSETNRLLLLQALYPNLVLTNTSNSDDSEVMTKALQNTQFSGADSQLIDIHHAGTAMRFLTAFFAVSEGKEVILTGSQRMTERPIKVLVEALQQLGAQIAYEKEVGFPPIRIKGQKITQSKVSIPANVSSQYISALLLVAPKLENGIELTLVGEITSVPYIKMTLALLNEIGVETKFEENVITVKPLTTNSKQQTLTVESDWSSASYFFSLAALSNEATIVLNSYKESSLQGDSALVEIYAKMGVEARFEANQLTLVKQPNFDYQSVTFDLNNTPDIAQTIVVTCLGLGIGCHLTGLHTLKIKETDRLEALRIELTKLGAAITVTNDSLTLEPSKSILPNIAIDTYNDHRMAMAFAPLALRVPIIINNAEVVSKSYPDFWTDLTTLGFQSAEV
- a CDS encoding nucleotide pyrophosphohydrolase codes for the protein MNLKNAQLDVDNWIKEHGVRYFNELTNLAQLTEEVGEVARIIARRYGEQSEKESDKNKDLGEELADVVFVVLCLANQTGIDLQAAFDKKMDLKSVRDKNRHKNNEKLK
- a CDS encoding DUF3857 domain-containing protein produces the protein MIRKIVTLLFVLSFTIIGKAQDFQLGKVTVEELQEKRHPKDTSAVAAVLFKKGRMELMLSQKHGFMLNTIVKMKLKVYKKEGYQWGVEKIKLYATEKVKEEISFIKASTYNLVNGVVVESKMDDKATFDNRINKFWNQKNIVFPNVKEGSVIEYEYSIKTPFYKRPRDWNFQTEIPVNYSEYKTIIPEFYIYNTITKGFFSPKIDFKLKEKKATLEISSLLRIEEYKEKHTTYILENLPALRNEIYVNNVNDYCSSLIQQMASGDFKIRDEKEEAEQWNKVLQSIYDLEFAKELSQNTFFEQDIKPLIVSLSTPEEKIIAILSYVKNNIKWNGDLGYEAENGIKKAFKIKSGNIGDINILLTSMLIYAGLDANLVLSSTRENGIAAFPVTSAFDYVISSVKTPDKIFLLDASEYNSMPNILPLRVINWYGYLIVNKGNSQKINLVKSESSYKFTSMNFEIAPDGVVKGKLKQQQNNHNAMLYRDYVANENLESYIEKLEIESGKIEIKDYHRENVNELQKPIVEYFSFSGNSLCEVIHNKIYFSPMLFFALKENPFKQETREYPIEYDFPFENKYQINVRIPEGYSIESVPNPIEISIIEDIAKFKFLTKVIDNEIQISVVHQIRESVIKAQNYDLLKEYYQRIIEKQNEKIVLKKA
- the queA gene encoding tRNA preQ1(34) S-adenosylmethionine ribosyltransferase-isomerase QueA, which translates into the protein MKLSHFNFNLPKELLAEFPAENRDESRLMVIDRKKQTIEHRMFKDVIDYFDDGDVLILNNTKVFPARLYGNKEKTGARIEVFLLRELNAEQRLWDVLVDPARKIRIGNKLYFGDDDSLVAEVIDNTTSRGRTLRFLYDGSYEEFRNKLTELGETPIPKYINREVTPEDADRYQTIYAKEEGAVAAPTAGLHFSKHLLKRLEIKGAKFAEVTLHVGLGTFNPVEVEDLSKHKMDSEELKITQEACDIVNEAKANKKRICAVGTTSMRAIESSVSSQNTLNPYDGWTNKFIFPPHDFSIATCMITNFHTPKSTLLMMISAFCGHDLMRKAYDEAIKEGYKFYSYGDAMLIL